The following are encoded together in the Bradyrhizobium sp. CCGUVB1N3 genome:
- a CDS encoding peroxiredoxin: MPLPIGTTAPDFEAETTEGKIKFHDWIGDSWTLLFSHPKDFTPVCTTELGALAKLKPEFDKRGVKLMGLSVDPVDRHTKWSEDIKETQGAAPNYPMIGDTDFNVSKLYEMLPASTSGDPLTRTPADNQTVRNVFVIGPDKKIKLVMVYPMTTGRNFQEILRSIDSLQMTAKHRVATPADWKQGEDVIIAGSVSNDEAKTIWPQGWKEPKPYIRIVPQPK; encoded by the coding sequence ATGCCGCTTCCAATTGGCACGACCGCCCCCGACTTCGAAGCCGAAACCACCGAGGGGAAAATTAAATTCCACGACTGGATTGGCGACAGCTGGACCCTTCTGTTCTCGCATCCCAAGGATTTTACTCCGGTCTGCACCACCGAGCTCGGCGCCCTCGCCAAGCTGAAGCCCGAATTCGACAAGCGCGGCGTCAAGCTGATGGGCCTCTCCGTCGATCCGGTCGACCGCCACACCAAGTGGTCGGAAGACATCAAGGAGACGCAAGGCGCCGCGCCGAACTATCCGATGATCGGCGACACCGACTTCAACGTCTCGAAACTCTACGAGATGCTGCCGGCCTCGACCTCGGGCGATCCCCTCACCCGGACTCCGGCCGACAACCAGACGGTCCGCAATGTCTTCGTCATCGGCCCGGACAAGAAGATCAAGCTGGTGATGGTCTATCCGATGACCACCGGTCGCAACTTCCAGGAGATTTTGCGCTCCATCGACTCGCTGCAGATGACGGCAAAGCATCGCGTCGCGACGCCGGCCGATTGGAAGCAGGGCGAGGACGTGATCATCGCGGGCTCGGTGTCCAACGACGAGGCCAAGACGATCTGGCCGCAGGGCTGGAAGGAGCCAAAGCCCTACATCCGGATCGTGCCGCAGCCGAAGTGA
- a CDS encoding GNAT family N-acetyltransferase: MGDLQIRTMRADDIVLAANWAAAEGWNPGFSDAACFAVVDPSGFLIGEIDRTPVATVSCVNYDDRFAFLGFYIVRSELRGRGYGLRIWNAAIAHAGARVIGLDGVVAQQDNYRKSGFALAYANIRYGGTIAAPPQPAGIIALDKIPPALLEADDATVFPAPRSAFLRAWVGAPGHIGRALLREGKLAGWGVIRPCRHGHKIGPLVADDRAGAEVIMQALLAGAGGGEVFLDVAGVNREAIALAESFGLTPTFETARMYTGAIPPLRLDRLFGVTSFELG; encoded by the coding sequence ATGGGTGATCTGCAAATCCGCACCATGCGCGCCGACGACATCGTGCTCGCCGCCAACTGGGCGGCGGCCGAAGGCTGGAATCCGGGTTTTTCGGATGCCGCCTGCTTCGCCGTCGTCGACCCCTCAGGCTTTCTCATCGGCGAGATCGACCGCACACCGGTCGCCACCGTCTCCTGCGTCAATTACGATGATCGCTTCGCATTCCTCGGCTTCTACATCGTGCGCAGCGAGCTGCGCGGCCGCGGCTACGGCTTGCGCATCTGGAACGCGGCGATTGCGCATGCGGGCGCGCGCGTGATCGGGCTCGACGGCGTCGTCGCACAGCAGGACAATTACAGAAAATCCGGCTTTGCGCTCGCCTACGCCAACATCCGCTATGGCGGCACCATCGCGGCACCGCCCCAGCCTGCCGGCATCATCGCGCTCGACAAAATTCCGCCAGCGCTGCTGGAGGCGGACGACGCCACCGTCTTCCCCGCCCCGCGCAGCGCCTTCCTGCGCGCCTGGGTCGGCGCGCCCGGCCATATCGGCCGCGCGCTGCTGCGCGAAGGCAAGCTCGCCGGATGGGGCGTGATCCGCCCCTGCCGGCACGGTCACAAGATCGGCCCGCTGGTCGCCGACGACCGCGCCGGCGCGGAGGTCATCATGCAGGCGCTGCTCGCCGGCGCAGGTGGAGGCGAGGTTTTTCTCGACGTCGCCGGCGTCAACCGCGAGGCGATTGCGCTGGCGGAAAGCTTTGGCCTTACGCCGACCTTCGAGACGGCGCGCATGTATACGGGCGCCATCCCGCCGCTACGGCTGGACCGTCTGTTCGGCGTAACCAGCTTCGAGCTCGGCTAG
- a CDS encoding serine hydrolase encodes MIPMLRDVVATELAPTATPDHPGGLAAALYAGRHVDFFNYGFADDATRRPVTSDTLFNLASLRKTFEATLVALGVRRGELRLDEHVAAYLPELDGNYIRRVTIGELVTHTSGLLLPTDHPPWPNESFSLGEFLDMLNAWTPPQGIEPGKQRIYTHAGYVLLVLERRYRVPISELIANRILKPLGMTSTFVPERTPDNRAMLSDAQMARAVQGYSDQGTPIGAPGNQQSYFDFPGTGQMFSSARDLATFVAACADGRLIEPELGEAIRMTQHESFPVDEKFGQAMAWETVHLDGVTVLDKPGGLNNTSGYIGLVPTRRLGIVLLANRGEYPHEIARYKILPALARLVASR; translated from the coding sequence ATGATCCCGATGTTGCGGGACGTCGTGGCCACAGAGCTCGCGCCGACGGCGACGCCGGATCATCCCGGCGGCCTCGCCGCCGCGCTCTATGCGGGCCGTCACGTCGACTTCTTCAACTACGGCTTCGCCGACGACGCCACCAGGCGTCCGGTCACATCGGACACGCTGTTCAACCTCGCCTCCTTGCGAAAGACTTTTGAGGCGACGCTGGTCGCGCTCGGGGTGCGCCGCGGCGAATTGCGGCTCGACGAGCACGTGGCGGCGTATCTGCCCGAACTCGACGGCAATTATATCCGCCGTGTCACGATCGGCGAGCTCGTCACGCATACATCCGGCCTGCTGCTGCCGACGGATCATCCGCCCTGGCCGAACGAGTCGTTCAGCCTCGGCGAGTTCCTCGATATGCTCAACGCCTGGACGCCGCCGCAGGGCATCGAGCCCGGCAAGCAGCGCATCTACACCCATGCCGGTTACGTGCTGCTCGTGCTCGAGCGCCGCTATCGCGTCCCGATCAGCGAGCTGATCGCAAACCGAATCCTGAAGCCGCTCGGCATGACCTCGACATTCGTGCCGGAGCGCACGCCCGACAATCGCGCGATGTTGAGTGATGCGCAGATGGCGCGCGCCGTGCAGGGCTATTCGGATCAGGGCACGCCGATCGGAGCGCCCGGCAATCAGCAGAGCTATTTCGACTTTCCGGGCACCGGCCAGATGTTCTCGTCCGCGCGCGACCTCGCGACCTTCGTCGCGGCCTGCGCGGACGGCAGGTTGATCGAGCCCGAGCTGGGCGAGGCCATCCGGATGACGCAGCACGAGAGCTTCCCCGTCGACGAGAAATTCGGCCAGGCCATGGCTTGGGAGACCGTGCATCTCGACGGTGTGACGGTGCTCGACAAGCCGGGCGGACTCAACAACACCTCCGGCTATATCGGCCTCGTGCCCACACGAAGGCTCGGCATCGTCCTGCTCGCCAATCGCGGCGAATATCCGCACGAGATCGCGCGCTACAAGATCCTGCCGGCGCTGGCGCGGCTGGTCGCATCGCGATGA
- a CDS encoding DUF2177 family protein — MNRTMVLYVATLVVLMGLDFLFLGLIAKGFFVAEVGDMLGELKPVPAALFYLLYVVGVLIFVSGSKDAAWQSTLLYGALFGLFCYATFDLTALALLKAWSWPVALVDIGWGAVVTAVASTAGLLVADWVTS, encoded by the coding sequence GTGAACCGCACGATGGTTCTGTACGTTGCGACGCTGGTCGTCCTGATGGGCCTGGATTTCCTGTTCCTGGGCCTGATCGCGAAGGGCTTCTTCGTCGCCGAGGTCGGCGACATGCTGGGCGAGCTGAAGCCGGTGCCGGCGGCGCTGTTCTACCTTCTCTACGTCGTCGGCGTGCTGATCTTCGTCAGCGGATCGAAGGATGCGGCCTGGCAGTCGACGCTGCTCTACGGCGCGCTGTTCGGGCTGTTCTGCTACGCCACCTTCGACCTGACGGCGCTGGCGCTGCTCAAGGCTTGGAGCTGGCCGGTCGCCCTCGTCGACATCGGCTGGGGTGCAGTGGTGACCGCGGTCGCATCGACCGCGGGTCTCCTGGTGGCGGATTGGGTGACGAGCTGA
- a CDS encoding SRPBCC family protein, which produces MTSSANPALSQWSLDREIVLSRVIDAPRELVFEAWSDPKHLPQWFGPAGFRTETKEIDVRVGGVWRFDMIGPDGTVYPNRMRFLRIDKPRLIEVNHGVDEDEDPGMFRMTVTFDAHGDKTVLTLRQLHPTAAQRETVIGFGAVELGYQTLDKLAAHVEAAKG; this is translated from the coding sequence ATGACGAGTTCTGCCAACCCCGCTCTGTCGCAATGGTCGCTCGATCGCGAGATCGTGCTGTCGCGTGTGATCGACGCGCCGCGCGAGCTGGTGTTCGAGGCGTGGTCCGACCCAAAGCATCTGCCGCAATGGTTCGGGCCGGCGGGCTTCAGGACCGAGACCAAGGAAATCGACGTCCGCGTCGGCGGGGTCTGGCGTTTCGACATGATCGGGCCTGACGGCACGGTCTATCCGAACCGCATGCGCTTCCTGCGCATCGACAAGCCGCGGCTGATCGAGGTCAATCACGGCGTCGACGAGGACGAGGACCCCGGCATGTTCCGCATGACAGTCACCTTCGATGCCCACGGCGACAAGACCGTGCTGACGCTGCGGCAACTGCACCCGACGGCCGCGCAGCGCGAGACCGTGATCGGCTTCGGTGCCGTCGAGCTCGGCTACCAGACGCTGGACAAGCTTGCCGCCCATGTCGAGGCGGCGAAGGGGTGA
- a CDS encoding outer membrane protein, protein MKKIALALSLALFGTASAFAADLAPSYTKAPAMAPVYNWTGFYIGGNVGGQWGSSDPSTTTLFPVATYFADSSVTAIGTVGAQHINSSSVTGGFTAGYNWQVNNAVFGLEGDINYFGFKGSASGSAVYPCCTFSSFTVNSSVSADWLATIRGRVGFLATPNWLIYATGGAAIADVKANFTFTDTFASATESGAIRDTRVGWTAGLGGEYAVGNGWSLKAEYLYVDLGRASMTSNNLTAPFGGAAFPMPAQTFTHSVDLKSNIVRVGVNYKFGGPVVARY, encoded by the coding sequence ATGAAGAAAATTGCCCTGGCCCTTTCGCTGGCTCTGTTTGGAACCGCGTCCGCGTTCGCGGCGGATCTCGCGCCGAGCTACACCAAGGCACCTGCGATGGCGCCGGTCTACAACTGGACGGGCTTCTACATCGGCGGCAACGTCGGCGGGCAGTGGGGCAGTTCGGATCCGAGCACGACGACCCTATTCCCGGTGGCCACTTACTTCGCGGATTCGAGCGTGACCGCCATCGGCACCGTAGGCGCGCAGCATATCAACAGCTCCAGTGTGACCGGCGGCTTCACGGCCGGCTACAACTGGCAAGTCAACAATGCGGTGTTCGGCCTCGAAGGCGACATCAACTATTTCGGCTTCAAGGGCAGCGCGAGCGGCTCGGCGGTGTATCCTTGCTGCACATTTAGCAGCTTCACAGTCAACTCCTCGGTCTCGGCTGATTGGCTGGCTACCATCCGCGGCCGCGTCGGCTTCCTCGCCACGCCGAACTGGCTGATCTACGCCACCGGCGGCGCCGCGATCGCCGACGTGAAGGCCAATTTCACCTTCACCGATACGTTCGCGTCGGCGACCGAATCCGGCGCGATCCGTGACACGCGCGTCGGCTGGACCGCGGGCCTCGGTGGCGAATACGCGGTCGGCAACGGCTGGTCCTTGAAGGCCGAATATCTCTATGTCGATCTCGGTCGCGCCAGCATGACCAGCAACAATCTCACGGCGCCCTTCGGCGGCGCCGCCTTTCCGATGCCCGCCCAGACTTTCACCCATTCGGTCGATCTCAAGTCGAACATCGTCCGCGTCGGCGTGAACTACAAGTTCGGCGGCCCGGTCGTCGCCAGGTACTGA
- a CDS encoding SDR family oxidoreductase — MAAEKVALVTAGGSGMGAGAARRLAADGFRVAILSSSGKGEALANELGGLGITGSNKSNDDLKRLVDGAMAEWGRIDVLVNSAGHGPRAPIVEITDEQWHAGMDTYLLNVIRPTRLVTPIMQAQKQGAIINISTAWAFEPSAMFPTSAVFRAGLAAFTKIFTDTYAADNIRMNNVLPGWIDSLPATDARRDSVPMRRYGKVEEIAATISFLASDGAAYITGQNLRVDGGLTRSV, encoded by the coding sequence ATGGCAGCAGAGAAGGTCGCACTCGTCACCGCAGGCGGTAGCGGCATGGGGGCGGGCGCCGCACGGCGGCTTGCTGCCGACGGGTTTCGCGTCGCGATCCTGTCCTCCTCCGGCAAGGGTGAGGCGCTTGCGAACGAGCTCGGCGGGCTCGGCATCACCGGCTCGAACAAGTCCAACGACGACCTCAAGCGCCTGGTCGATGGCGCCATGGCGGAGTGGGGGCGCATCGACGTGCTCGTCAACAGCGCCGGCCACGGGCCGCGCGCGCCGATCGTCGAGATCACGGACGAGCAGTGGCACGCCGGCATGGACACCTATCTCTTGAACGTGATCCGCCCAACGCGGCTGGTCACGCCGATCATGCAGGCACAGAAGCAGGGTGCGATCATCAATATCTCGACCGCCTGGGCGTTCGAGCCGAGCGCGATGTTTCCGACCTCGGCGGTGTTCCGCGCCGGCCTTGCGGCCTTCACCAAGATCTTCACCGATACCTATGCCGCCGACAACATCCGCATGAACAACGTGCTGCCGGGCTGGATCGACAGTCTGCCGGCGACGGACGCGCGTCGCGACAGCGTGCCGATGCGGCGCTATGGCAAGGTCGAGGAGATCGCCGCGACGATCTCGTTCCTCGCCTCCGATGGCGCCGCCTACATCACCGGGCAGAACCTCCGCGTCGATGGCGGGCTGACGCGGTCGGTGTGA
- a CDS encoding nucleotide pyrophosphatase/phosphodiesterase family protein encodes MRRSLLLLSAGLTMLSTGLASAQNNTPRNLILFIPDGLRALKVTPETAPAMAEIRDKGVNFKNSHSLFPTFTMANGSAMSTGHYLGDTGVFSNTIWTGYTSAPAGDTVVPFIENDAVLGDIDEHFKGDYLNEETILKMARDKGLSTAAIGKLGPTYQFDHTDHPEKAGQHSIVIDDATGGKAGVALSDEMKEALTKAGLPVTAPSRGDNAKAGDAKTPGTTVANVAQQAYFADVAAKVVLPMFKARNKPFVLVLWSRDPDGSQHNTGDSLNQIKPGINGPTSMAGIKNADNNLAQLRKALDELGLTASTNIIVSADHGFSTISKESKTSPSAKVSYDDTPKDFLPMGFLALDLAKALDLPLFDPNDKNAAVTGNAHPKAGNGVLGKDPTKPDLVVATNGGSDLVYLPNKDKKLAAKTIKALLEQDYVSGLFVDDSLGRFPGTLPLSLINLRGKAATPTPAIVVNFRSYASDCGEAPTNCSVQVADTVLRQGQGMHGSFSRGDTMNFMAAIGPDFKAGFVDALPVSNADVGMTAAKLMGLRTSQNGGLVGRVMSEALPNGIVPKAYVGDVKSKPAENGLRTVLNFQRVESQRYFDAAGFPGRTLGLEPESGKQKTAGK; translated from the coding sequence ATGCGCCGTTCACTGCTGTTGCTGTCCGCCGGACTGACAATGCTGTCCACCGGACTTGCCTCCGCGCAGAACAACACGCCCCGTAACCTGATCCTGTTCATCCCGGACGGCCTGCGCGCGCTGAAAGTCACGCCCGAGACCGCGCCGGCCATGGCCGAAATCCGCGACAAGGGCGTCAACTTCAAGAATTCGCATTCGCTATTCCCGACCTTCACCATGGCGAACGGCTCGGCGATGTCGACCGGGCACTATCTCGGCGACACCGGCGTGTTCTCCAACACGATCTGGACCGGCTACACCTCCGCCCCCGCCGGCGACACCGTGGTCCCCTTCATCGAGAACGACGCCGTGCTCGGCGACATCGACGAGCATTTCAAGGGCGACTATCTCAACGAAGAGACCATTTTGAAGATGGCCCGCGACAAGGGCCTTTCCACCGCGGCGATCGGCAAGCTCGGCCCGACCTACCAGTTCGACCACACCGATCACCCGGAAAAGGCCGGTCAGCACTCGATCGTGATTGACGATGCTACCGGCGGCAAGGCTGGCGTGGCACTGTCAGACGAGATGAAGGAGGCGCTGACCAAGGCCGGCCTGCCCGTTACCGCACCCTCACGCGGCGACAATGCCAAGGCGGGCGATGCCAAGACACCGGGCACCACGGTCGCCAACGTCGCCCAGCAGGCCTATTTCGCCGACGTCGCCGCCAAGGTCGTTCTGCCGATGTTCAAGGCGCGCAACAAGCCGTTCGTCCTGGTGCTCTGGTCACGCGATCCCGACGGCAGCCAGCACAACACCGGTGACAGCCTGAATCAGATCAAGCCGGGCATCAACGGGCCGACCTCGATGGCCGGCATCAAGAATGCCGACAACAACCTCGCCCAGCTCCGCAAGGCGCTGGACGAGCTCGGCCTTACGGCAAGCACCAACATCATCGTATCCGCTGACCACGGCTTCTCCACGATCTCCAAGGAAAGCAAGACCAGCCCCTCGGCCAAGGTCAGCTATGACGACACGCCGAAGGACTTCCTGCCGATGGGCTTCCTGGCGCTCGACCTTGCCAAGGCGCTGGACCTGCCGCTGTTCGATCCCAATGACAAGAACGCCGCCGTCACCGGCAACGCGCATCCGAAGGCGGGCAACGGCGTGCTGGGCAAGGATCCCACCAAGCCCGATCTCGTCGTCGCGACCAACGGTGGATCAGACCTGGTCTACCTGCCGAACAAGGACAAGAAGCTGGCGGCAAAGACGATCAAGGCGCTGCTCGAGCAGGACTATGTCTCCGGCCTGTTCGTCGACGACTCCCTCGGCCGTTTCCCCGGCACGTTGCCGCTGTCGCTGATCAATCTGCGCGGCAAGGCGGCGACGCCGACGCCGGCGATCGTCGTCAACTTCCGCTCCTATGCCAGCGATTGCGGCGAGGCGCCAACCAACTGCTCGGTGCAGGTCGCCGACACCGTGCTGCGCCAGGGTCAGGGCATGCACGGCAGCTTCAGCCGCGGCGACACCATGAACTTCATGGCCGCGATCGGGCCGGACTTCAAAGCCGGCTTCGTTGACGCGCTGCCGGTCAGCAATGCCGACGTCGGGATGACGGCGGCCAAGCTCATGGGGCTACGGACCTCCCAGAATGGCGGCCTGGTCGGCCGCGTGATGTCGGAAGCCCTGCCGAACGGCATCGTACCGAAGGCCTATGTCGGCGACGTCAAGTCGAAGCCTGCCGAGAACGGCCTGCGCACGGTCCTGAACTTCCAGCGCGTCGAGAGCCAGCGCTATTTCGACGCGGCCGGATTCCCGGGCCGCACGCTCGGCCTCGAGCCCGAGAGTGGCAAACAAAAAACGGCGGGGAAATAA
- a CDS encoding phasin family protein — protein sequence MNESEAKVEVKAANGSNGFGLSAFGLPNVSWQPLFEQLAEQRAARTQEGCEKIKAVSQEATEALRETYSNSARTATDYGLKVIEISNANASSAIDFLARVASSKSMTDVFTTSAAEARRAFDAAAAQNRQLWELAQRLATQSGEPIRQHVAKVFQKAS from the coding sequence GTGAACGAAAGTGAAGCGAAAGTCGAAGTGAAAGCAGCAAATGGTTCAAATGGTTTCGGACTGTCCGCGTTCGGACTTCCGAACGTGAGTTGGCAGCCCTTGTTCGAGCAGCTTGCCGAGCAGCGAGCTGCTCGCACGCAGGAGGGTTGCGAGAAAATCAAGGCAGTTTCGCAGGAGGCGACGGAAGCGCTTCGCGAGACTTATTCGAACAGCGCCAGGACTGCGACCGACTACGGGCTCAAGGTCATCGAAATTTCGAATGCGAACGCCAGCTCCGCAATCGATTTCCTCGCTCGTGTCGCGAGCAGCAAGTCGATGACCGACGTTTTCACCACGTCGGCGGCGGAAGCGCGCAGGGCTTTTGATGCCGCCGCGGCGCAGAACAGGCAATTGTGGGAGCTTGCGCAGAGGCTTGCAACGCAATCGGGCGAGCCAATCAGACAGCACGTCGCCAAAGTTTTCCAAAAGGCCAGTTGA
- a CDS encoding Crp/Fnr family transcriptional regulator: MDNRLLRILPRADLDLLAPELEKVALNQDVILSQAGERMEHVFFPHSGAISLMIEMANGQTVATASIGREGAIGILSVFGPSLSVITANVRMAGTASRIPAARFHAAFSRSPAIRQAVQVHITSLLTQFQLGVACNALHPVGARMARWLLQLRDCTDSDILPLTQEALSQMLGVRRTTVTLLMRNLRESGAIRSDRRGKIEVDRPRLAAAACECHASMRRQIAEIFSASAPRSHAWAVPANATDTDKAV, encoded by the coding sequence ATGGACAACCGCCTTCTGAGAATATTGCCGCGAGCCGACCTTGATCTGCTCGCGCCCGAGCTCGAGAAGGTCGCGCTCAACCAGGATGTGATCCTCTCGCAAGCGGGCGAGCGGATGGAGCATGTCTTCTTCCCTCATAGCGGCGCGATCTCGCTCATGATCGAGATGGCAAACGGACAGACGGTTGCCACTGCGTCAATCGGGCGCGAAGGTGCAATCGGCATACTCTCCGTGTTTGGACCGTCGCTTTCGGTGATAACCGCCAACGTTCGTATGGCGGGAACCGCCTCGCGGATTCCGGCAGCGCGATTTCATGCTGCCTTTAGCCGGAGTCCCGCGATCCGGCAGGCGGTCCAGGTTCACATCACCTCGTTACTGACGCAGTTTCAACTTGGCGTGGCCTGCAATGCACTGCATCCGGTCGGAGCCCGGATGGCCCGCTGGCTGCTGCAACTGCGCGACTGCACCGATAGCGACATCCTCCCGCTCACTCAGGAGGCGCTGTCGCAGATGCTCGGTGTGCGACGAACCACAGTCACGCTCCTGATGCGCAATCTGCGCGAGTCCGGAGCGATCCGATCCGATCGACGGGGCAAAATCGAGGTTGATCGACCGCGGCTCGCCGCCGCCGCGTGCGAATGCCACGCCAGCATGCGTCGCCAGATCGCGGAGATCTTCTCGGCGAGCGCGCCCCGGTCTCACGCCTGGGCCGTGCCGGCCAATGCAACGGACACGGACAAGGCCGTTTGA
- a CDS encoding helix-turn-helix transcriptional regulator, whose protein sequence is MANQLSRLDQVFGALSDPTRRAIVMRLCAGEASVGELADPFAMALPSFMKHIRVLEESGLVVSEKFGRVRTCRLRPDAMAGAEDWLQQQRAIWEARLDRVEAYVMTLKKEKERAAAKRPSRTTKRKGAE, encoded by the coding sequence ATGGCTAACCAATTGTCCCGACTCGACCAGGTCTTCGGCGCGCTGTCCGACCCGACGCGCAGGGCGATCGTGATGCGGCTGTGCGCCGGCGAGGCGTCGGTCGGCGAGCTTGCCGATCCCTTTGCAATGGCGCTGCCGAGCTTCATGAAGCACATCCGCGTGCTCGAGGAGAGTGGCCTCGTCGTGTCCGAAAAGTTCGGACGCGTGCGCACCTGCCGGCTGCGGCCGGACGCGATGGCGGGCGCGGAGGATTGGCTCCAGCAGCAACGGGCGATCTGGGAAGCGCGCCTCGACCGCGTCGAGGCCTATGTGATGACGCTGAAGAAAGAGAAGGAGAGGGCAGCTGCCAAGCGGCCGTCCCGAACAACCAAACGGAAAGGTGCTGAGTGA
- a CDS encoding response regulator transcription factor, with protein MSEAGWAIMLVDDHAVVREGYRSVLQKQPGLRVVAEASDGAEAYRLFKECTPDLIIMDLSMPGIGGLEAIRRIRQWDKAAKILVFTMHQNAGFAVQAIRAGARGYVTKTSPPETLVRAVMDVLAGRVAISPDIDHELALSRLAGESSATDVLTAREFEVLRLLLAERSTEEIAETLHVSPKTVANLHSLIKGKLGVESDIELVRLALRQGILTQVDLGEA; from the coding sequence ATGAGCGAGGCCGGCTGGGCCATCATGCTGGTCGACGACCACGCCGTCGTCCGCGAGGGCTATCGCTCCGTCCTGCAGAAGCAGCCGGGACTGCGCGTCGTCGCCGAGGCCTCGGACGGCGCGGAAGCCTATCGGCTGTTCAAGGAGTGCACGCCTGATCTGATCATCATGGATCTGAGCATGCCCGGCATCGGCGGCCTCGAGGCCATCCGGCGGATCAGGCAGTGGGACAAGGCCGCAAAAATCCTCGTCTTCACCATGCATCAGAACGCGGGCTTCGCCGTGCAGGCGATCCGCGCCGGCGCGAGGGGCTACGTCACCAAGACCAGCCCGCCGGAGACGCTGGTGCGCGCGGTGATGGACGTGCTTGCGGGGCGGGTCGCCATCAGTCCCGACATCGACCACGAGCTCGCGCTGAGCCGGCTCGCCGGCGAGAGCTCGGCGACCGACGTCCTGACGGCGCGCGAATTCGAGGTGCTCAGGCTCCTGCTCGCCGAACGCTCCACCGAGGAGATCGCCGAGACGCTCCACGTCAGTCCCAAGACGGTCGCGAACCTGCACTCCCTGATCAAGGGCAAGCTCGGCGTCGAGTCGGATATCGAGCTCGTCAGGCTCGCGCTACGCCAGGGGATATTGACCCAAGTCGATCTCGGCGAGGCCTGA